Proteins from a single region of Nocardioides anomalus:
- a CDS encoding MFS transporter, with product MTENDEGRGGHGQHAAGQHAKAEADERLESTVGRPGAHEAAADAKDSAEGARRPSSGRDPKWWTLAAVCLGVFILLLDITIVNVALADIQSELDASLSDLQWVIDAYALSLAALLLTAGSLADLFGRRKVFVIGTLLFMVGSIACGAAQDIFFLQLARAFQGIGGAAMFSTALALIASAFQGRDRGVAFGAFGATTGVAVAVGPVLGGVLTSGISWRWIFFVNIPICLAAVAIAVWRVKESHDPRAGRPDWAGFVSFSLALAALVYGLIRAGQTEWGDGRVIACLVAAAVLLAVFVLVQLRGAHPMFDLGLLRKPTFTGGLVAAFAVSASIFSLLTYLVIYVQNVLGYSAVGAGVRFLFLSGASFVAAAIAGRLTEHVPAKWLIAPGFTVLGVGLLLVHGIHPDSSWTHLIPGLLVSGVGIGMINTPLASTAVGVVPVDRSGMASGINSTFRQVGIATGIAVLGTIFAHQVADGIRSGLAGTPAADQSDRIAEAVTGGQTQAVIASAPAGVREQLAAVATSSFVDALNHITLIAMVLAFAAAVVCFLTIRQQDFVQQGGPPAGH from the coding sequence GTGACCGAGAACGACGAGGGCAGGGGCGGTCACGGCCAGCACGCGGCCGGCCAGCACGCGAAGGCCGAGGCCGACGAGCGGCTCGAGTCGACGGTCGGCCGACCGGGCGCCCACGAGGCCGCGGCGGACGCCAAGGACTCCGCGGAAGGCGCCAGGCGCCCGAGCAGCGGCCGCGACCCGAAGTGGTGGACGCTGGCGGCGGTCTGCCTCGGCGTGTTCATCCTGCTGCTCGACATCACGATCGTGAACGTCGCGCTGGCCGACATCCAGTCCGAGCTCGACGCGAGCCTGTCGGACCTGCAGTGGGTGATCGACGCCTACGCGCTGAGCCTGGCGGCGCTGCTGCTGACCGCCGGCTCGCTGGCCGACCTCTTCGGACGGCGCAAGGTGTTCGTGATCGGGACGCTGCTGTTCATGGTCGGCTCGATCGCCTGCGGCGCGGCGCAGGACATCTTCTTCCTGCAGCTGGCCCGGGCCTTCCAGGGCATCGGTGGGGCGGCGATGTTCTCCACCGCGCTCGCGCTCATCGCCTCCGCCTTCCAGGGCCGCGACCGCGGGGTGGCGTTCGGGGCCTTCGGGGCGACGACCGGTGTCGCCGTGGCCGTCGGTCCGGTGCTGGGCGGCGTGCTGACCAGCGGCATCTCGTGGCGGTGGATCTTCTTCGTCAACATCCCGATCTGCCTGGCAGCGGTGGCCATCGCAGTGTGGCGGGTCAAGGAGTCGCACGACCCGCGGGCCGGCCGGCCGGACTGGGCGGGCTTCGTGTCCTTCAGCCTGGCCCTGGCCGCGCTGGTCTACGGCCTGATCCGGGCCGGGCAGACCGAGTGGGGCGACGGCCGGGTGATCGCGTGCCTGGTGGCGGCGGCGGTGCTGCTGGCGGTGTTCGTCCTGGTCCAGCTGCGCGGTGCCCACCCGATGTTCGACCTCGGGCTGCTGCGCAAGCCGACCTTCACCGGCGGCCTGGTCGCGGCGTTCGCGGTGAGCGCGTCGATCTTCTCGCTGCTGACCTACCTGGTCATCTACGTGCAGAACGTCCTCGGCTACTCCGCGGTCGGCGCGGGCGTGCGGTTCCTGTTCCTGTCCGGTGCGTCCTTCGTGGCCGCGGCGATCGCGGGCCGGCTGACCGAGCACGTGCCCGCCAAGTGGCTGATCGCGCCGGGCTTCACGGTGCTGGGCGTCGGGCTGCTGCTGGTCCACGGCATCCACCCGGACTCCTCCTGGACCCACCTGATCCCCGGCCTGCTCGTCTCCGGCGTCGGCATCGGCATGATCAACACGCCGCTCGCCTCCACGGCGGTCGGCGTGGTCCCGGTGGACCGCTCGGGCATGGCCTCGGGCATCAACTCGACGTTCCGCCAGGTCGGCATCGCCACCGGCATCGCCGTGCTCGGCACGATCTTCGCCCACCAGGTCGCCGACGGGATCCGCAGCGGCCTGGCCGGTACGCCGGCCGCGGACCAGTCCGACCGGATCGCCGAGGCCGTCACCGGTGGCCAGACCCAGGCGGTCATCGCCTCCGCGCCGGCCGGCGTGCGGGAGCAGCTGGCCGCGGTGGCCACGTCGAGCTTCGTCGACGCGCTCAACCACATCACGCTGATCGCGATGGTGCTGGCCTTCGCCGCGGCGGTGGTGTGCTTCCTGACCATCCGGCAGCAGGACTTCGTCCAGCAGGGCGGCCCGCCCGCCGGGCACTGA